One genomic region from Sulfuriflexus mobilis encodes:
- the erpA gene encoding iron-sulfur cluster insertion protein ErpA, producing MTAASSGLSFTSNAANQVKKLMADEGRDDLKLRVYITGGGCSGFQYGFSFDENVNDGDLIVETEGVSLVVDPMSIQYLEGGTVDYIDNLEGARFTIDNPNATTTCGCGSSFSV from the coding sequence ATGACTGCGGCAAGTTCAGGACTAAGTTTTACCAGTAATGCGGCCAATCAGGTGAAGAAGCTGATGGCAGATGAAGGTCGTGACGACCTGAAACTGAGGGTATATATCACCGGTGGTGGTTGCTCAGGCTTCCAGTATGGTTTTTCCTTCGATGAAAACGTGAATGACGGTGATCTCATTGTTGAGACCGAGGGTGTTTCCCTGGTCGTTGACCCAATGAGTATCCAGTACCTCGAGGGGGGTACGGTCGATTATATCGACAACCTGGAAGGCGCACGTTTTACCATTGATAACCCCAATGCCACCACGACCTGTGGTTGCGGCTCCTCGTTCTCAGTATAA
- a CDS encoding tetratricopeptide repeat protein, which translates to MKKRYFLYLLLALSLPVQADLQEARSLLEQGRPADALREVELQLAGQPKALQARFLQAQLLDKLGRDKEAIAVYEDLSHDYPQLPEPYNNLAVLYAKLGEHNKARDALLNAINTHPSYATAYENLGNIYTKMAISAYNKALELGKQKQPAPITLATIERIQQVSEAPVVETKTATPAPASPPLAVLPPVIAQPINIDDEVKLLVDTVNGWSNAWSAQNVDGYLAYYAPAFMPANGVSRRRWEQQRRQRLRSPRFIRITINEPEVKILGSTTARMVFEQGYESDRFKDAVKKVLLMEKIEGQWQILREYNS; encoded by the coding sequence ATGAAAAAACGATATTTTCTGTATTTATTACTGGCCCTCAGCCTGCCCGTCCAGGCGGACCTGCAGGAGGCCCGCAGCCTGCTGGAACAGGGTCGTCCCGCGGATGCCCTCCGTGAGGTCGAGCTGCAGCTGGCCGGGCAACCAAAGGCATTACAGGCGCGTTTTCTGCAGGCACAGCTACTCGATAAACTGGGGCGCGACAAGGAGGCTATTGCCGTCTACGAGGACTTGAGCCACGACTACCCGCAACTGCCCGAACCCTATAACAATCTTGCTGTGCTCTATGCGAAACTTGGCGAACACAACAAGGCCCGCGATGCCCTGCTCAATGCCATCAACACCCATCCCAGTTATGCCACCGCCTATGAAAATCTTGGCAATATTTACACCAAGATGGCCATAAGCGCCTACAACAAGGCCCTCGAACTAGGTAAACAGAAACAACCTGCGCCGATCACACTGGCGACGATTGAACGTATTCAACAGGTCAGCGAGGCCCCTGTCGTAGAAACCAAAACTGCCACGCCAGCCCCGGCATCCCCCCCCCTCGCCGTCTTACCCCCGGTTATCGCCCAACCGATAAATATCGATGACGAGGTCAAACTCCTCGTCGATACCGTCAACGGTTGGTCCAATGCCTGGTCTGCCCAGAATGTCGATGGCTACCTTGCCTATTATGCCCCGGCATTTATGCCCGCCAATGGGGTATCGCGAAGACGCTGGGAGCAACAACGCCGACAGCGACTCCGTTCACCGCGTTTCATTCGCATCACTATCAACGAACCCGAAGTCAAGATCCTCGGCAGCACCACCGCACGCATGGTGTTTGAGCAAGGCTATGAATCTGATCGCTTCAAGGATGCGGTGAAAAAGGTGCTGTTGATGGAAAAGATCGAGGGTCAGTGGCAAATCCTGCGCGAGTATAATAGCTGA
- a CDS encoding bactofilin family protein — MFGNGSKKRNSMKVETLVGRNTEIQGDIHFSGGLHVDGVIRGNVSAEEGSSSVLRLSEHGRIEGEVRVPHISLNGTVNGDVHASQGVELASHARVNGNVYYKLIEMAMGAEVNGNLVHESDARQSVSAVKVSSNPAAPTQLAESS, encoded by the coding sequence ATGTTCGGAAATGGCAGTAAAAAACGCAATTCTATGAAGGTTGAAACCCTGGTAGGCCGTAATACAGAGATACAGGGCGATATCCACTTCAGCGGCGGCTTGCATGTAGACGGTGTTATCCGCGGCAATGTGAGCGCAGAAGAGGGCAGTTCGTCAGTGCTGCGCCTGAGTGAACATGGCCGGATTGAAGGGGAAGTGCGTGTCCCGCATATCAGTTTGAATGGCACGGTGAATGGTGATGTACACGCCAGCCAGGGTGTGGAACTGGCCAGCCATGCCCGCGTTAATGGTAATGTTTATTACAAGCTGATCGAGATGGCCATGGGTGCCGAGGTCAACGGTAATCTTGTGCATGAATCCGATGCGCGCCAGTCAGTGAGCGCGGTCAAGGTGAGCAGTAATCCGGCCGCCCCCACGCAATTGGCCGAGAGTTCTTGA